In a genomic window of Rubidibacter lacunae KORDI 51-2:
- a CDS encoding helix-turn-helix domain-containing protein: MSQPETITYNSIDRTQLLRDRARQVGLLSLRQICQQAGVSERQLRYLRRGQCDRLRVETLQRLARVLEIPTTDLLAEFASGRESASEPAVLQEPDRVSRPEPNVADMQRECQILQQQLLRQHAELQKNFQRTSLHLLEPWLRQWPSAIAGVQRNPELPAARLLPLTAPIDNLLRSWEVESIAAVGSELPYDPQWHQLLEGTAAPGDRVRVRYAGYRWGDKLLFRAQVGPVD, translated from the coding sequence ATGAGTCAGCCCGAAACGATTACCTATAACTCAATCGACCGCACTCAATTGCTGCGCGATCGCGCGCGACAGGTGGGCTTGCTCAGTTTGCGGCAAATTTGCCAGCAGGCTGGGGTCTCCGAGCGGCAGTTGCGCTACCTCCGGCGCGGGCAATGCGATCGCCTGCGGGTCGAGACACTGCAGCGGCTGGCCCGGGTCCTGGAGATACCAACTACCGATTTGCTCGCCGAATTCGCCTCTGGTCGCGAATCGGCGTCGGAACCAGCAGTGCTGCAGGAACCGGATCGGGTCTCGAGACCGGAGCCAAATGTTGCCGATATGCAACGCGAATGCCAAATCCTGCAGCAGCAATTGCTCCGGCAGCACGCAGAACTACAGAAAAACTTCCAGCGCACTAGTTTGCATCTCCTCGAACCCTGGCTGCGCCAGTGGCCGAGTGCGATCGCGGGCGTGCAGCGCAATCCCGAATTACCTGCCGCGCGCCTGCTGCCGCTGACCGCACCGATCGACAATTTGCTTCGGAGCTGGGAGGTGGAGTCAATTGCTGCTGTTGGTAGCGAATTGCCTTACGACCCGCAATGGCACCAGCTGCTTGAAGGTACTGCCGCACCTGGCGATCGCGTTCGGGTCCGCTATGCCGGTTATCGCTGGGGCGACAAGTTACTGTTTCGCGCGCAGGTCGGTCCGGTTGATTAA
- a CDS encoding cobyrinate a,c-diamide synthase, translated as MTVVIGADRSGAGKTTVTLALLAYLAQYGSVQAFKVGPDYIDPMFHAAMTARPCRNLDPVLTSATYVQQCFARHCWGARWALVEGVMGLFDGVPIADVPDFASTAHVARLLELPVLLVLDCQRLSGSIAAIVSGFCSFDPRVRVAGVVLNRVGSDRHLELLSMALEPLQVPILGVLRRDDRIAIPDRHLGLVPTDELAHLAELRDCLSDLAATRFDWEQLLPLLAAPQRSHAATTASVRFPARVGIARDRAFNFYYPDNLDLLAALGAELVEWSPLSADTLPDVQGLYLGGGFPEVFAAELAANRSLRDCLRAAIVSNMPVYAECGGLMFLCRQLVDFSGRVWEMVGALPATATMGARLTLGYRQAIALRDSPLFRCGEVAWGHEFHRSTLGPAPDRPLFRTQGLAASTLIMEGWQTAQLHASYIHLHWGTRSELPARFLERCQHWGE; from the coding sequence ATGACAGTGGTAATCGGTGCCGATCGCAGCGGTGCGGGCAAAACAACGGTAACACTGGCGCTGCTTGCCTACTTGGCACAATACGGGTCCGTGCAAGCGTTCAAAGTCGGTCCGGACTACATCGACCCGATGTTCCACGCGGCAATGACGGCACGTCCCTGTCGCAATCTCGACCCGGTGCTGACAAGCGCGACCTACGTGCAGCAGTGCTTCGCGCGCCACTGCTGGGGAGCGCGCTGGGCGCTGGTTGAAGGCGTGATGGGCTTGTTCGATGGTGTCCCAATCGCAGACGTCCCCGACTTTGCGTCCACTGCCCACGTTGCCCGCTTGCTCGAGCTGCCGGTTCTGCTGGTACTCGACTGCCAGCGCCTATCCGGTTCGATTGCGGCGATTGTCAGCGGTTTCTGCAGCTTCGACCCACGCGTGCGCGTGGCTGGCGTTGTCTTGAATCGCGTTGGCAGCGATCGCCACCTCGAGTTATTGAGCATGGCGCTAGAACCTTTGCAGGTCCCAATCTTGGGTGTCCTGCGCCGCGACGACCGCATCGCGATTCCCGATCGGCACCTCGGGTTGGTCCCGACCGACGAGTTAGCCCACCTAGCCGAGTTGCGCGATTGCCTGAGCGACCTAGCAGCAACCCGGTTCGACTGGGAGCAATTGCTGCCGCTACTAGCCGCTCCCCAACGATCGCATGCCGCCACGACAGCGAGCGTTCGCTTCCCCGCCCGCGTCGGCATCGCCCGCGATCGCGCCTTCAATTTTTACTACCCCGACAACCTGGATCTCCTTGCCGCTTTGGGTGCCGAACTTGTCGAGTGGAGTCCGCTCTCGGCAGACACACTGCCGGATGTGCAAGGGCTATATCTCGGCGGTGGGTTTCCGGAGGTGTTTGCGGCCGAACTTGCCGCCAATCGGTCGCTGAGGGATTGCTTGCGCGCGGCGATCGTGTCGAACATGCCCGTTTACGCCGAGTGCGGTGGTTTGATGTTTCTGTGTCGGCAACTCGTCGATTTCTCCGGTCGGGTTTGGGAGATGGTAGGTGCGTTACCGGCAACAGCAACGATGGGCGCGCGCCTCACCCTTGGCTACCGGCAGGCGATCGCCCTGCGCGACAGTCCACTCTTCCGCTGTGGTGAAGTAGCCTGGGGACACGAGTTTCACCGCTCGACGCTCGGTCCTGCCCCCGATCGACCGCTTTTCCGGACGCAGGGACTGGCTGCGTCCACTCTGATAATGGAAGGTTGGCAAACCGCACAGCTGCACGCATCCTACATCCATCTCCACTGGGGCACGCGTTCCGAACTGCCCGCTCGCTTCCTGGAGCGCTGCCAACATTGGGGCGAGTAA
- the hisA gene encoding 1-(5-phosphoribosyl)-5-[(5-phosphoribosylamino)methylideneamino]imidazole-4-carboxamide isomerase, whose product MDVIPAIDLLNGQCVRLYQGDYERSQVFGDDPVAVARRWETTGAASLHVVDLDGAKEGTPINHDAIAAIVRAIEIPVQVGGGLRDRDRVKQLFDLGVSRAIVGTIAVEQPELVAHLCEEYPEQIIVGIDARQGRVATRGWLETSELAATDLARQAADWGAAAVVYTDIHRDGTLSGPNLDALRALASAIDVPAIASGGIGSVSNLLSLLALEPIGVCGAIVGRALYTGDIDLAEALRAVGPNRWQDVPPDIGSSTFA is encoded by the coding sequence ATGGACGTAATCCCCGCGATCGACCTCCTCAACGGCCAGTGCGTGCGTCTTTACCAAGGCGACTACGAACGATCGCAAGTGTTCGGCGACGATCCGGTTGCTGTCGCGCGTCGCTGGGAGACGACTGGGGCAGCATCGCTGCACGTTGTCGACCTCGATGGTGCTAAGGAAGGCACGCCGATCAACCACGACGCGATCGCGGCGATCGTCCGCGCGATCGAGATTCCCGTCCAAGTTGGGGGCGGCTTGCGCGATCGCGATCGCGTTAAGCAACTATTCGACCTCGGCGTTTCGCGGGCGATCGTTGGCACGATCGCTGTCGAGCAACCGGAACTCGTCGCGCATTTATGCGAAGAATACCCCGAGCAAATTATTGTAGGCATCGATGCGCGGCAGGGCCGCGTGGCAACGCGAGGCTGGCTGGAGACGTCCGAACTCGCCGCAACCGACCTCGCCCGGCAAGCAGCCGATTGGGGAGCAGCAGCGGTCGTCTACACCGACATCCACCGCGACGGGACTCTGTCCGGCCCGAATCTCGACGCGCTGCGCGCGCTGGCTAGTGCGATCGACGTGCCGGCGATCGCGTCGGGCGGCATCGGTTCGGTCTCCAATTTGCTGAGTTTGCTGGCACTGGAACCGATCGGAGTCTGCGGCGCGATCGTCGGTCGCGCCCTCTACACCGGCGACATCGACCTTGCTGAAGCCTTACGTGCCGTCGGTCCCAACCGCTGGCAGGACGTTCCACCAGACATCGGATCGTCTACCTTTGCGTAA
- the hrcA gene encoding heat-inducible transcriptional repressor HrcA, with translation MPSRPPKLSDRHQQVLSATVRHYVATAEPVSSKVLASEYDFSVSSATIRNAMGWLEKAGLLYQPHTSAGRVPSDSGYRIYVDRLMTPDLAFGPEIEQLLAQTLQNGSGSIEALLQGATQLLSTLSGYVALITRPRYPTRCLRHLQLVRVDSERVMLILVTDAYETRSVLLQLPVDGPATGAATGATIELADGELQMLSNYLNSKLRGRSLTDLATLDWGELDRDFQTSMELLRQVLVGLVQEQAAVPSPEIVVRGIAEVLRQPEFSELHQVQMLLHLLEEEQDRLWPLVFEVPRPDAPARRVTVRIGSENPLGPMQTCTLIAANYSCNDTPVGSVGIIGPTRMLYENAIALVETAADYLTEVLRVD, from the coding sequence ATGCCCTCCCGACCTCCCAAGTTGAGCGATCGCCATCAGCAGGTGCTCTCGGCTACAGTCCGTCACTACGTCGCAACGGCCGAGCCTGTCAGCTCCAAGGTGTTGGCTAGCGAGTACGACTTCTCAGTCAGCTCGGCAACGATCCGCAACGCGATGGGGTGGCTGGAAAAAGCCGGTCTGCTCTATCAACCGCATACCTCCGCCGGGCGCGTCCCGTCGGACTCAGGGTATCGGATTTACGTCGATCGCCTGATGACACCCGATCTCGCGTTCGGGCCGGAAATCGAGCAGCTGCTGGCACAGACCCTTCAAAACGGGAGCGGCAGTATCGAAGCTCTGTTGCAAGGGGCTACCCAGCTGTTGTCAACCCTGAGCGGCTACGTTGCTTTGATTACCCGCCCGCGATACCCTACCCGATGCTTGCGGCACCTGCAGCTCGTGCGTGTTGATTCCGAGCGAGTCATGTTGATTCTCGTGACCGATGCTTACGAGACGCGGTCGGTGCTGCTGCAGCTGCCGGTCGATGGTCCGGCAACAGGCGCGGCGACAGGCGCAACGATCGAACTTGCCGACGGCGAGTTACAAATGTTATCGAACTATCTCAACAGCAAGTTGCGCGGGCGATCCCTAACGGATTTGGCAACACTCGACTGGGGCGAACTCGACCGGGATTTCCAGACGTCAATGGAGCTGTTGCGCCAAGTCCTCGTGGGGTTAGTGCAAGAACAAGCTGCCGTTCCGTCCCCAGAAATTGTCGTCCGCGGCATCGCTGAAGTCCTACGACAGCCCGAGTTCTCCGAGCTGCATCAGGTACAAATGCTATTGCACCTACTCGAAGAGGAGCAAGACAGGTTGTGGCCGCTGGTGTTTGAAGTGCCACGTCCGGACGCTCCTGCCCGACGCGTGACGGTGCGCATCGGGTCGGAGAATCCACTCGGACCGATGCAGACCTGCACCCTGATTGCCGCCAATTACTCCTGCAACGATACGCCTGTGGGTAGTGTTGGCATTATCGGTCCGACGCGGATGCTATATGAGAATGCGATCGCCCTAGTTGAGACAGCTGCCGACTACCTGACTGAAGTGCTGCGCGTCGATTAG
- a CDS encoding rhodanese-like domain-containing protein, with protein sequence MSAGATAIAVEDFAELLATTACDSESVQLVDVREPHEVELAAIPGFTHLPLSQYEQWSGRIGQYLDPDRPTLVLCHHGIRSAQMCQWLRLQGFANVKNIIGGIDAYSARVDANVPRY encoded by the coding sequence ATGTCAGCTGGTGCCACAGCGATCGCCGTAGAAGATTTTGCCGAGCTGCTTGCTACCACGGCTTGTGATTCGGAGTCGGTTCAGCTAGTGGACGTGCGCGAGCCACACGAAGTTGAATTGGCCGCCATTCCCGGTTTTACCCATCTGCCACTCAGCCAGTACGAGCAGTGGTCCGGTCGGATCGGTCAGTACCTCGATCCAGATCGGCCGACCTTAGTTTTGTGCCATCACGGCATTCGCTCTGCCCAGATGTGTCAGTGGCTAAGGTTACAGGGGTTTGCGAATGTTAAGAACATAATCGGCGGTATCGATGCTTACTCCGCGCGCGTCGATGCTAATGTCCCACGCTACTAA
- a CDS encoding alpha/beta fold hydrolase encodes MQKKQFPSFLPAEAAALSEPTSLAIAEQIERLDVPTPLYPQPIPTAYVRQGQRKPPLLLLHGFDSSLLEFRRLAPLLSTEREVWALDLLGFGFTERVPGLRLGPDAIAEHLRAFWQTAIAEPVVLVGASMGGSAAIAFALAHPEAVAQLVLIDSTGIASGPALGKFLPLPVAALAAEILRPPRVRAAICRAAFHDPNSVTADAELCGSLHVRMPGWRRALAEFTRSGGYASVLPNLGAIAPPTLIVWGRGDRILGTKDADRFARGISNSKLVWIERGGHVPHVEAAAEVAAAIRSFLGV; translated from the coding sequence GTGCAGAAAAAACAGTTCCCGAGCTTCTTGCCGGCGGAAGCGGCCGCATTAAGCGAGCCGACATCGCTCGCGATCGCCGAGCAGATCGAGCGCTTGGACGTGCCGACGCCGCTATACCCGCAGCCAATTCCAACCGCGTATGTGCGGCAAGGGCAACGCAAACCGCCGCTGCTCCTGCTGCACGGTTTTGATAGTTCGCTGCTGGAGTTCCGCCGTTTGGCTCCACTCCTGAGTACCGAGCGCGAGGTATGGGCTTTGGACCTCCTCGGTTTTGGCTTCACGGAGCGGGTGCCGGGCTTGCGTCTAGGTCCCGATGCGATCGCAGAACACTTGCGGGCTTTCTGGCAAACTGCGATTGCAGAGCCGGTCGTGCTCGTGGGGGCCTCAATGGGCGGCTCGGCAGCGATCGCCTTCGCACTGGCGCATCCCGAAGCAGTGGCGCAGCTGGTGCTAATCGACAGTACGGGTATTGCTAGCGGCCCGGCTTTGGGAAAGTTTTTACCCCTGCCGGTGGCAGCTCTAGCGGCGGAGATTCTGCGACCCCCGCGCGTCCGAGCCGCCATCTGTCGGGCAGCATTCCACGATCCCAACTCGGTCACCGCCGACGCCGAGCTGTGTGGATCTCTGCACGTGCGCATGCCAGGCTGGCGGAGGGCACTGGCGGAGTTCACGCGCAGCGGTGGATATGCCTCCGTATTACCCAACCTTGGAGCGATCGCGCCGCCGACGCTGATCGTCTGGGGACGAGGCGATCGCATCCTCGGCACGAAAGACGCCGATCGCTTCGCACGCGGCATTTCCAACAGCAAACTTGTATGGATCGAGCGCGGGGGTCACGTGCCACACGTTGAAGCAGCTGCAGAAGTAGCAGCAGCAATCCGCTCCTTCTTGGGCGTTTAA
- a CDS encoding DUF389 domain-containing protein, producing the protein MLGLATAIATLGLMLNSAGVIIGAMIVAPLMNPILALSYAAVTGRRRLLLDSSVMLLLGIAYTLAISYVIAFFLEADLTNTEILSRSTPTLLDLGIALAAGCAGTFARTRRSIANALPGVAIAVALVPPLCVTGIGLALSPEALLNLQYRGLETSFSLEQGAFVLFLTNLVAIIFCGGLVFLSQGYGSLRKASIGQTGVILLLLLIIQLLGFYPLQKRALEFDLIRSLRALAQERPEYFEAESTGFQVVEADKILLWISLRAPKGLFDGEEVRLIEARLSEDLHRPVEVVLRVTPYEVIDGTSPLASPPLEGKEME; encoded by the coding sequence ATGCTGGGATTGGCAACAGCAATTGCAACTCTAGGACTAATGCTAAATAGCGCGGGTGTCATTATAGGTGCCATGATCGTCGCACCGCTGATGAACCCTATCCTCGCACTGTCCTACGCCGCAGTTACTGGCAGGCGACGTTTGTTGCTGGACAGCAGTGTCATGCTGTTGCTTGGTATTGCATACACGCTTGCAATCTCCTACGTCATCGCGTTTTTTTTGGAAGCCGATCTGACGAACACTGAAATTCTTTCGAGATCGACGCCAACCCTATTAGATTTAGGCATCGCTCTTGCTGCGGGCTGTGCGGGTACCTTTGCTAGAACGCGTCGGTCTATTGCTAATGCTTTACCTGGGGTTGCTATCGCCGTAGCCTTGGTACCACCCCTCTGTGTAACTGGCATCGGGCTTGCTTTATCCCCCGAGGCACTACTCAACCTCCAATACCGAGGTTTGGAAACATCGTTCTCGCTCGAGCAAGGGGCTTTCGTATTATTTTTAACAAACTTAGTGGCAATTATTTTCTGCGGAGGACTGGTTTTTCTCTCTCAGGGCTATGGGAGTTTGCGAAAGGCTTCGATCGGCCAGACTGGAGTCATCCTTTTACTCCTCCTGATTATTCAACTGCTCGGATTCTATCCGCTTCAGAAGCGCGCGCTTGAATTCGATCTTATTCGCAGTTTGCGCGCGCTAGCTCAAGAAAGACCCGAATACTTTGAAGCTGAGAGCACGGGATTTCAGGTAGTGGAGGCAGATAAAATCCTTCTATGGATTTCGTTGCGGGCACCAAAGGGATTATTCGATGGCGAAGAAGTACGCCTAATAGAGGCACGTTTATCTGAAGACTTACACCGCCCAGTCGAAGTTGTATTGCGCGTCACACCCTATGAAGTCATCGATGGCACCAGTCCGTTAGCAAGCCCGCCTCTGGAGGGAAAAGAGATGGAGTGA
- a CDS encoding SDR family NAD(P)-dependent oxidoreductase — protein sequence MVERSPANTLIVAGNRGIGLGFVDSLLGDPAIARVFATFRHPETAIDLRDRERRSEGKLFCLPLDATDEAQIRTTVAEIGATCDRLHLVVNCAGILHDAELRPEKSLRQLDAEHLSRYFAINSIPTALLAKHLLPLLTHDERSVLATISAKLGSIGDNHLGGWYGYRASKAALNMFVRTIANEYRRKSPQAIVVALHPGTTNTRLSQPFQKNVPPEKLFPIEQTVAQLRTVIDGLDTHCSGEFYSWDGSRLPW from the coding sequence ATGGTCGAGCGATCGCCTGCCAACACGTTGATCGTCGCGGGGAACCGCGGGATCGGGTTGGGATTTGTGGATAGCTTGCTGGGCGATCCGGCGATCGCGCGCGTCTTTGCGACCTTTCGTCACCCGGAAACAGCAATCGATCTGCGCGATCGCGAGCGGCGCTCTGAGGGAAAGCTATTCTGCCTGCCCCTCGATGCAACAGATGAAGCCCAAATCCGCACCACCGTTGCCGAGATCGGCGCAACATGCGATCGCTTGCATTTAGTTGTTAACTGCGCGGGCATCCTGCACGATGCAGAACTGCGTCCGGAGAAGAGCCTGCGCCAGCTCGATGCCGAGCACCTGTCGCGCTACTTTGCGATTAATAGTATTCCGACCGCACTGCTGGCCAAGCACCTACTGCCGCTCTTGACCCACGACGAACGCAGCGTGCTGGCAACGATTTCGGCCAAGCTCGGCAGCATTGGCGACAATCACTTGGGGGGGTGGTACGGCTACCGCGCGTCGAAGGCAGCCCTGAATATGTTCGTGCGGACGATCGCGAACGAGTATCGCCGCAAGAGTCCCCAGGCGATAGTGGTGGCGCTGCACCCCGGCACGACGAACACGCGCCTTTCTCAGCCCTTTCAGAAAAACGTGCCGCCGGAGAAGTTGTTCCCGATCGAACAGACGGTCGCGCAGTTACGCACGGTTATCGACGGACTCGATACCCACTGCTCGGGTGAATTTTACTCGTGGGATGGTTCCCGTTTGCCGTGGTAA
- a CDS encoding DDE-type integrase/transposase/recombinase, translating into MMVDRGIQVAYESIRKWCRKFAEAEANKNSPPLPQTCDRWLLGEDLIKINGKSYYLWRAVDRRGRVIDILMQRRQDEAAADNFLRKTLKPQECPPRAIVTDKLKSCGASKKKLLKGGGNSTRARSTARRTFTE; encoded by the coding sequence ATGATGGTCGACCGCGGCATCCAGGTCGCCTACGAGTCGATTCGGAAGTGGTGCCGAAAGTTTGCCGAAGCAGAGGCTAACAAAAATTCGCCGCCGTTGCCCCAGACCTGCGATCGGTGGCTTCTTGGCGAAGACCTCATCAAAATCAACGGCAAGTCGTACTATCTCTGGCGAGCTGTCGACCGGCGCGGTCGGGTCATCGACATTCTGATGCAGAGACGACAAGACGAGGCAGCCGCCGACAATTTCTTGCGCAAAACCCTCAAGCCCCAGGAGTGTCCTCCCCGAGCTATCGTCACGGACAAACTCAAGAGCTGCGGTGCTTCGAAAAAGAAGCTGCTTAAAGGGGGGGGTAATAGCACGAGGGCTCGATCGACCGCGCGGAGAACTTTCACCGAGTAA
- a CDS encoding YdcF family protein — protein sequence MKRYLKRYHLVLFVALVLAIAGWRCRSVMLVPKAVLVLGGAEERERYAAQLAKQYPELPVWVSSGSPAWYAELIFSNAGVARDRLHLDYRAVDTVTNFTTLVGDLQASGVDSVYLVTSKHHMPRARLVGEIVLGSRGIAVKPIVVPSVNPPAEPPPKTLRDTGRALFWLTTGRTCAAGDVHHTSTSNPSGGHCQLNGVLQKIDTNYRGEASDR from the coding sequence ATGAAACGATACCTTAAACGCTATCATTTGGTGCTGTTCGTAGCGCTCGTTTTGGCAATTGCCGGGTGGCGCTGTCGCTCTGTCATGCTCGTTCCAAAGGCCGTTCTCGTCCTAGGTGGTGCCGAGGAGCGAGAACGCTACGCCGCCCAGCTGGCTAAGCAATATCCCGAACTGCCGGTGTGGGTATCATCTGGCAGCCCCGCATGGTATGCCGAGCTAATTTTTAGCAACGCCGGTGTCGCGCGCGATCGCTTGCACTTAGACTACCGAGCGGTCGATACCGTCACCAATTTCACGACCCTCGTCGGCGACTTGCAAGCCAGCGGTGTCGACAGCGTCTACCTTGTTACCTCCAAACATCACATGCCGCGCGCACGTCTGGTTGGCGAAATTGTTTTAGGCAGTCGCGGTATCGCTGTCAAGCCGATTGTCGTACCATCGGTTAATCCGCCAGCCGAACCTCCACCTAAAACCCTGCGCGACACCGGCCGAGCCTTGTTCTGGCTGACCACCGGTCGAACGTGTGCCGCTGGTGATGTTCACCATACAAGCACAAGCAATCCCTCCGGTGGGCATTGTCAACTTAACGGTGTGCTTCAGAAAATCGACACTAATTATCGCGGGGAAGCATCGGATCGTTGA